One window of Trichoderma breve strain T069 chromosome 3, whole genome shotgun sequence genomic DNA carries:
- a CDS encoding short chain dehydrogenase domain-containing protein: MISSKELPPFTSPFFPNLFIKNQFFTKPRFPPQSTNLSDKVAIVTGSNTGLGFECARQLLSHKLSRLIIAVRSSAKGEAAASSLRKQFPKSSIEVWQLDMSSYDSVQAFAARLDKELSRLDVAILNAGMGRAAFGTSPDTGHEENVQVNYLSTMLLSILLLPILKKKSPVGFPGRLTIVTSMLSITAKFAVKNEVPLLPAFDRADLFDPLDNYPTSKLLGQLFIWKLTDMVSADDVVVNLVEPGFVKGTELQRDIGGATRIILNLFKSISARSVKVGASTYMDAAIIKGKESHGCVIMNWTIAPYAPFQYTAEGKEIMKRLWEETLNEFKFIDVNSILGSLKTV; this comes from the exons ATGATATCTTCCAAAGAGCTGCCCCCGTTCACCTCTCCATTTTTTCCCAACTTATTTATCAAGAACCAATTCTTCACCAAACCTCGGTTTCCTCCTCAAAGCACAAATCTCTCCGACAAGGTTGCCATTGTCACAGGTTCTAATACCGGCTTGGGTTTTGAGTGTGCACGTCAATTGCTTTCTCATAAGCTTTCACGCCTGATTATTGCCGTCAGATCTTCAGCGAAAGGCGAGGCTGCAGCCTCTAGTCTTCGGAAACAATTTCCCAAATCCAGCATTGAGGTATGGCAGCTGGATATGTCTTCCTACGACTCTGTCCAAGCTTTTGCAGCGCGACTTGATAAAGAACTGTCTCGACTCGACGTTGCCATCTTGAACGCAGGAATGGGAAGAGCCGCTTTCGGCACTTCGCCAGATACCGGACATGAAGAGAATGTACAGGTCAACTATCTGTCCACGATGTTACTATCgattctccttcttcctatactgaagaagaaatcccCGGTAGGATTTCCCGGACGATTGACAATAGTTACGTCAATGCTCTCAATCACTGCCAAATTCGCAGTAAAGAACGAggttcctcttcttcctgcatTTGACAGAGCCGATTTGTTCGATCCTCTTGATAATTACCCAACCTCAAAGCTCTTGGGTCAGTTATTTATATGGAAACTCACAGATATGGTATCAgcagatgatgttgttgtaAATCTTGTCGAACCAGGATTTGTCAAAGGAACAGAATTGCAACGCGATATCGGGGGCGCAACAAGGATTATACTTAATCTCTTCAAGTCTATCAGCGCTCGATCTGTAAAGGTCGGTGCCTCAACATACATGGATGCAGCGATTATTAAAGGGAAGGAATCGCATGGCTGTGTCATTATGAATTGGACCATTGCACC GTACGCACCTTTCCAATACACTGCTGAAGGCAAAGAGATCATGAAGAGATTGTGGGAAGAGACTTTAAATGAGTTTAAGTTTATTGATGTGAATAGCATCCTGGGGTCTTTAAAGACGGTTTAG
- a CDS encoding zinc-binding dehydrogenase domain-containing protein → MAATNTQQMKAIIQPDKTSHALILTQKPIPIPTHPQDVLVRVHATAPCKGELDWALYAPEYILPSKILIPGQDLAGSVLSAPEGSKFKIGDSVYARIEANRPGAGAEYALPRESELALKPKNLSWIETAATPLSSLTAYQALFTQGNICVAALAGDQIAKNTNANLRVLITSASSSNIGFVRSLGATEIIDYTDQDISDWVAYDQSREVDLIIDTIGGPSLAYSWHAVREGGNIISVCGFPEQNRPDGVTKKANSSFYLVNPKGTDLDSITHLIEADRVKPIVDSVVEFDDFAKAWEKVEAGHTRGKVVVKISGGM, encoded by the exons ATGGCTGCCACAAATACTCAGCAAATGAAAGCCATTATTCAACCCGATAAGACTTCTCATGCGCTGATCCTTACTCAAAAGCCAATTCCGATACCTACTCATCCTCAAGATGTTCTCGTCAGAGTACATGCAACCGCACCCTGCAAAGGCGAACTGGACTGGGCACTATATGCCCCTGAATACATACTGCCTAGCAAGATTCTTATCCCGGGACAGGATCTTGCTGGCAGTGTACTTTCAGCGCCAGAGGGCAGCAAATTTAAAATCGGAGACTCCGTATATGCACGAATTGAGGCCAATCGTCCCGGCGCTGGTGCAGAGTATGCACTCCCACGGGAAAGCGAACTCGCCCTGAAGCCTAAGAATCTCAGTTGGATAGAGACTGCAGCTACTCCACTAAGTTCATTGACGGCATACCAGGCTCTCTTTACACAAGGAAATATTTGTGTGGCTGCCTTGGCAGGAGACCAGATCGCAAAAAACACCAATGCTAATCTTCGTGTCCTCATTACCTCTGCGTCTAGCAGT AATATCGGCTTTGTTCGTAGCCTAGGCGCTACTGAGATAATCGATTACACGGATCAAGATATTTCGGACTGGGTAGCTTATGATCAATCAAGAGAGGTAGATTTGATCATCGACACGATTGGAGGCCCGTCACTCGCGTATTCATGGCACGCTGTAAGAGAGGGAGGTAACATTATTAGCGTTTGCGGTTTCCCGGAGCAGAATCGCCCCGACGGAGTTACTAAGAAAGCCAACAGCTCATTCTACCTAGTTAATCCTAAGGGTACTGATCTAGATTCGATCACACACCTGATTGAAGCGGACAGAGTTAAACCCATTGTTGACAGTGTGGTTGAATTTGACGATTTTGCAAAGGCTTGGGAGAAGGTTGAGGCAGGCCACACAAGAGGCAAAGTAGTGGTCAAGATCTCTGGAGGAATGTAG